A genomic segment from Amycolatopsis camponoti encodes:
- a CDS encoding discoidin domain-containing protein, whose translation MSTKRLLSRAATYAALSLLLATPAVAASAAPAGTSAQVVQAAAQAAAATYTASSQLAGYPVSNVGDGNQATYWESANNQFPQWVQADLGAATNVAQLVLKLPSNWEARTETFSVQGSTNGTSFSDLKASAGYRFDPATGNTVTVDVTGSTRYVRVNVTGNTGWPAAQLSEFEVHGPAGGDTQPPSAPGNLAYTQPASGQIRLTWAASTDNTGVAGYDVYANGQLRGSVAGTVLTYTDNQPDSVTVAYYVRAKDAAGNQSANSATVTRNGTQAGTNLAVGKPITASSTEFTFVAANANDNSTSTYWEGGGGTYPNLLTVALGANADLNQVVVKLNPDASWGPRTQTIAVEGREQSGTAFTTLSAAQTYSFSPSTGNTVTIPLSGRAADVRLRVTANSGAGGGQAAEFQVFGVPAPNPDLTISGVSWSPQNPVETDAITASATVRNAGTAASGATNVNLYLGTTKVGTADVGALAAGASATVSANIGTRDAGSYQLTAKVDEANAVIEQNEANNSYTGSTALVVSPVQSSDLVAATAWSPTNPSAGNTVTFTTTLRNQGTVASAGGAHGVTVTIADQNGTVVKTLTGSYTGAIAAGATAAPVTVGTWTAANGRYSVKTVVANDANELPVKQANNTSTQALFVGRGANMPYDMYEAEDGVVAGGASVVGPNRTIGDLAGEASGRKAVTLNSTGSSVEFTTRAATNTLVTRFSIPDSAGGGGQNSTLNVYVDGTFLKAIDLTSHYAWLYGAETGPGNSPGAGPRHIYDEASAMLGTTVPAGHKIKLQKDAANSTNYAIDFVNFEQATATANPDPAHFAVPAGFTQQDVQSALDKVRQDTTLTGVYLPAGNYALSSKLNVYGKAVTVTGAGPWFTKFSAPSGQENTDIGIDVQASANGSTFSGFAVFGNYTSRIDGPGKVFNLTNVANLTIDNIWVEHQVVMVWGTNVDNTTIKNSRIRDTFADGVNLTNGSTGNHVTNIEARSTGDDSFALFAATDINQGNQYDNVFENLTSLTPWRAAGLAVYGGYNNTFRNLYIADTLTYSAITISSLDFGYPFLGFGPQPTTVQNASLVRDGGHFWGQQTFPAIWLFSASKEFRGIRVSDVDIQSPTYSGIMFQTKYDGTTPENPVQDTVLTNVSITGAHRSGDQFDAKSGIGIWANELPEPGQGPAVGSATFTGLTLSDNDQDIRNTTGTFTIIRN comes from the coding sequence ATGAGTACGAAGCGACTTCTGTCGCGCGCGGCGACCTACGCCGCCCTGTCCCTCCTCCTGGCCACCCCCGCCGTCGCCGCGAGCGCCGCCCCGGCCGGCACCTCCGCGCAGGTGGTTCAAGCTGCCGCCCAAGCCGCCGCCGCGACCTACACCGCCAGCAGCCAGCTCGCCGGCTACCCCGTGTCGAACGTCGGCGACGGCAACCAGGCCACCTACTGGGAGAGCGCGAACAACCAGTTCCCGCAGTGGGTCCAGGCCGACCTCGGCGCGGCCACGAACGTCGCCCAGCTGGTGCTCAAGCTGCCCTCGAACTGGGAGGCCCGCACCGAGACCTTCAGCGTTCAAGGCAGCACGAACGGCACGAGCTTCAGCGACCTCAAGGCCTCGGCCGGCTACCGGTTCGACCCGGCGACCGGGAACACCGTCACCGTGGACGTCACCGGCAGCACCCGTTATGTCCGGGTGAACGTGACGGGCAACACCGGCTGGCCCGCCGCGCAGCTGTCGGAGTTCGAGGTGCACGGCCCGGCCGGCGGCGACACGCAGCCGCCGTCCGCGCCCGGCAACCTCGCCTACACCCAGCCCGCGAGCGGCCAGATCCGGCTCACCTGGGCGGCGTCGACCGACAACACCGGGGTCGCGGGCTACGACGTCTACGCCAACGGCCAGCTCCGCGGCAGCGTCGCCGGAACCGTCCTGACCTACACCGACAACCAGCCCGACAGCGTGACCGTCGCCTACTACGTCCGTGCGAAGGATGCGGCGGGCAACCAGTCCGCGAACAGCGCCACCGTGACGCGCAACGGCACCCAGGCCGGGACGAACCTCGCGGTGGGCAAGCCGATCACGGCGTCCTCGACCGAGTTCACGTTCGTCGCGGCCAACGCCAACGACAACTCGACCAGCACGTACTGGGAGGGCGGCGGTGGGACCTACCCGAACCTGCTGACCGTCGCCTTGGGCGCCAACGCCGACCTCAACCAGGTCGTCGTGAAGCTCAACCCCGACGCGTCGTGGGGTCCGCGGACCCAGACGATCGCCGTCGAGGGCCGTGAGCAGAGCGGGACCGCGTTCACCACGCTGTCCGCCGCGCAGACCTACAGCTTCAGCCCGTCCACCGGCAACACCGTGACGATCCCGCTGAGCGGCCGCGCCGCCGACGTCCGCCTGCGCGTCACCGCCAACTCCGGCGCCGGCGGCGGGCAGGCCGCGGAGTTCCAGGTCTTCGGCGTCCCCGCGCCGAACCCGGACCTGACGATCTCGGGGGTGTCCTGGTCACCGCAGAACCCCGTCGAGACCGACGCGATCACGGCGTCGGCGACCGTCCGCAACGCCGGGACGGCCGCTTCGGGCGCGACGAACGTGAACCTCTACCTGGGCACGACCAAGGTCGGCACCGCGGACGTCGGCGCGCTCGCCGCCGGCGCGTCGGCGACGGTGTCGGCGAACATCGGCACCCGGGACGCGGGCAGCTACCAGCTGACCGCGAAGGTCGACGAGGCCAACGCCGTCATCGAACAGAACGAGGCCAACAACTCCTACACCGGCTCGACGGCGCTGGTCGTCAGCCCGGTGCAGAGCTCCGACCTCGTCGCGGCCACGGCGTGGTCGCCGACCAACCCGTCCGCGGGCAACACCGTCACGTTCACCACGACCCTGCGCAACCAGGGCACGGTGGCTTCGGCGGGCGGCGCCCACGGCGTCACGGTGACGATCGCCGACCAGAACGGCACCGTCGTCAAGACGCTGACCGGCAGCTACACCGGGGCCATCGCCGCCGGAGCCACCGCGGCGCCCGTGACCGTCGGCACCTGGACCGCCGCCAACGGCCGGTACAGCGTGAAGACGGTCGTCGCGAACGACGCCAACGAGCTGCCGGTGAAGCAGGCCAACAACACGAGCACGCAGGCGCTGTTCGTCGGCCGGGGCGCGAACATGCCCTACGACATGTACGAAGCCGAAGACGGCGTCGTCGCCGGCGGCGCGTCGGTGGTCGGCCCGAACCGGACGATCGGCGACCTCGCGGGCGAGGCGTCGGGCCGCAAGGCCGTGACGCTGAACTCGACCGGCTCGTCGGTGGAGTTCACGACCCGCGCGGCGACCAACACCCTCGTCACCCGGTTCTCCATCCCGGACTCCGCGGGCGGCGGCGGGCAGAACTCGACGCTGAACGTCTACGTCGACGGCACGTTCCTCAAGGCCATCGACCTGACCTCGCACTACGCGTGGCTCTACGGCGCCGAAACCGGCCCGGGCAACTCGCCGGGCGCCGGTCCTCGTCACATCTACGACGAGGCCAGCGCGATGCTCGGCACGACCGTGCCCGCCGGGCACAAGATCAAGCTGCAGAAGGACGCGGCCAACAGCACGAACTACGCGATCGACTTCGTGAACTTCGAGCAGGCCACCGCGACCGCCAACCCGGACCCGGCGCACTTCGCCGTGCCCGCCGGGTTCACGCAGCAGGACGTGCAGAGCGCCCTCGACAAGGTCCGCCAGGACACGACGCTCACCGGCGTCTACCTGCCGGCCGGGAACTACGCGCTGTCGAGCAAGCTCAACGTCTACGGCAAGGCCGTCACGGTCACCGGTGCCGGGCCGTGGTTCACGAAGTTCTCCGCGCCGTCGGGTCAGGAGAACACCGACATCGGCATCGACGTGCAGGCGAGCGCGAACGGGTCGACCTTCAGCGGGTTCGCGGTGTTCGGGAACTACACCTCGCGCATCGACGGCCCCGGCAAGGTGTTCAACCTGACCAACGTCGCGAACCTGACGATCGACAACATCTGGGTCGAGCACCAGGTGGTGATGGTCTGGGGCACGAACGTGGACAACACCACGATCAAGAACTCCCGGATCCGTGACACCTTCGCCGACGGCGTCAACCTCACGAACGGGAGCACCGGCAACCACGTCACCAACATCGAGGCCCGGTCCACCGGCGACGACAGTTTCGCGCTGTTCGCCGCCACGGACATCAACCAGGGCAACCAGTACGACAACGTGTTCGAGAACCTGACTTCGCTCACCCCGTGGCGCGCGGCCGGGCTGGCGGTTTACGGCGGGTACAACAACACCTTCCGGAACCTCTACATCGCGGACACGCTGACGTACTCGGCGATCACGATCAGCTCGCTCGACTTCGGCTACCCGTTCCTCGGGTTCGGGCCGCAGCCGACGACGGTCCAGAACGCCTCGCTCGTCCGGGACGGCGGCCACTTCTGGGGCCAGCAGACGTTCCCGGCGATCTGGTTGTTCTCCGCGTCCAAGGAGTTCCGCGGCATCCGGGTGTCCGATGTGGACATCCAGAGCCCGACCTACAGCGGCATCATGTTCCAGACCAAGTACGACGGCACCACGCCGGAGAACCCGGTCCAGGACACGGTGCTGACGAACGTGTCGATCACCGGCGCACACCGCAGCGGTGACCAGTTCGACGCCAAGTCGGGGATCGGGATCTGGGCCAACGAGCTGCCGGAACCTGGTCAGGGCCCGGCCGTCGGCTCGGCGACGTTCACCGGGCTGACGTTGAGCGACAACGACCAGGACATCCGCAACACGACCGGCACGTTCACCATCATCCGCAACTAG
- a CDS encoding SDR family oxidoreductase encodes MTPEVVDVRILVTGGTGQLGRPVVERLRAAGEEVRVLSRRPAPGVVPGDLRTGRGIDSALAGVDVVVHCATDFFGRETDFARTLAEAARWAGGPHLVYVSIVGVDRVPLGYYRSKLETEEFLAASGLPHTIQRATQFHALVRTLFAGASRLPVLPVPRLSFQPVDVRDVAERLADLALSDPAGRVPDFGGPEILAAAELAQAVAEASGRRRRIVPVSVPGETFRAYAGGGHLAPEHLDGTITFRQYLAGQADAGVLRYRAR; translated from the coding sequence ATGACGCCGGAGGTGGTCGACGTGCGGATCCTGGTCACCGGCGGTACCGGACAGCTCGGCAGGCCGGTCGTCGAACGGCTGCGCGCGGCGGGGGAGGAGGTCCGCGTGCTGAGCCGGCGGCCCGCGCCCGGCGTCGTCCCCGGCGACCTGCGGACCGGGCGCGGCATCGACAGCGCGCTGGCCGGCGTCGACGTGGTCGTCCACTGCGCCACCGACTTCTTCGGCCGCGAGACGGACTTCGCGCGCACGCTCGCCGAGGCGGCGCGCTGGGCCGGGGGGCCGCACCTGGTCTACGTCTCGATCGTCGGCGTCGACCGCGTCCCGCTCGGCTACTACCGCAGCAAGCTCGAGACCGAGGAGTTCCTCGCGGCCTCCGGGCTGCCGCACACGATCCAGCGGGCGACGCAGTTCCACGCGCTCGTCCGCACGCTGTTCGCCGGCGCGTCCCGGCTGCCGGTGCTGCCCGTCCCGCGGCTGTCGTTCCAGCCGGTGGACGTCCGGGACGTCGCGGAGCGGCTCGCGGACCTCGCCCTGAGCGACCCGGCCGGGCGGGTCCCGGACTTCGGTGGTCCGGAGATCCTCGCCGCGGCCGAGCTGGCGCAGGCGGTCGCGGAGGCGAGCGGACGGCGACGGCGGATCGTGCCGGTGAGCGTGCCGGGCGAGACGTTCCGCGCCTACGCCGGCGGCGGTCACCTCGCGCCGGAGCACCTCGACGGCACGATCACCTTCCGGCAGTACCTGGCGGGGCAGGCGGACGCGGGTGTGCTGCGGTACCGGGCGCGCTGA
- a CDS encoding glycosyl hydrolase family 95 catalytic domain-containing protein: MSNPPSRRTFLKLGGAVGAGAALSGIPPFTANADVTRPTGLELVPDGQATTLWYPAPAVEGKIIEQGLPIGNGRIGALVGGDPAADFLYLADASLWTGGANDVLEDDGQFPYEREKFGTLGLLAKVRISVPAHTGVTGYRRTLDLSNGVVVITYRHDGVRYRREYFVSHPDDVVVVRLSGGPVTGSVSLEPTRGEPMSGPAAFTGTFANGLKYACTAAGGVTFTGSREVVIVLSGGTNYVPDAARKFLDASLDPLALAKQKASKALRAGGGALLGTHVADYRRLYDRMTVDLGQSPPAKRALDTWSRLVARHDDPATPDPELEASYLQFGRYLTITGSRDGLPMGLQGLWQNTNTPDWMSDYHTDINVQMNYWLADRAALPGSFTALADYCLAQLPVWTDSTKRLFNDPRNRFRNTGGKIGGWAIAFSTNIYGGSGWWWHPAGNAWLCNSLWDHYAFTQDKAYLARIYPLLKGAAEFWEARLLPMTVDGREVLVDDHDWSPEHGPQDTLGNTYSQEIVWDLFEHYRDAVAVLGRDRAYGDRIAGLQRKLYLPKVSPTTGWLEEWMSPDNLGETTHRHLSPLIGFFPGDRIAADTASPELLDGVRALLVARGMDSYGWACAWRSACWARLKDAEKAYQLLLTVLRPSVANGNGTAPNFFDMYSQGSYTIFQIDANLGAPAAMAEMLVYSRPGVLELLPALPSAWARSGRVTGIGARGGFEVDLSWRDGKVTRAVVRSVGGTRTEVRAGGWRRVLSLRPGQSVTVQPS, from the coding sequence ATGTCGAACCCTCCCTCTCGCCGCACCTTCCTCAAGCTCGGTGGCGCGGTCGGCGCCGGAGCTGCCCTCAGTGGCATCCCTCCTTTCACCGCAAACGCCGACGTCACGCGCCCGACGGGCCTCGAACTCGTGCCCGACGGTCAGGCGACGACCCTCTGGTACCCGGCGCCCGCGGTCGAGGGCAAGATCATCGAGCAGGGCCTGCCGATCGGAAATGGTCGGATCGGTGCCCTTGTCGGCGGTGACCCGGCCGCCGACTTCCTCTACCTCGCCGACGCGTCACTGTGGACCGGTGGCGCCAACGACGTCCTCGAAGACGACGGCCAGTTCCCCTACGAGCGCGAGAAGTTCGGCACGCTCGGGCTGCTGGCCAAGGTGCGGATCTCCGTGCCGGCGCACACCGGCGTGACCGGCTACCGCCGCACGCTCGACCTGAGCAACGGCGTCGTCGTGATCACCTACCGGCACGACGGCGTGCGGTACCGCCGCGAGTACTTCGTGAGCCACCCCGACGACGTCGTGGTGGTCCGGCTCAGCGGCGGGCCCGTGACCGGGTCGGTCTCGCTGGAGCCGACCCGCGGCGAGCCGATGTCGGGCCCGGCGGCGTTCACCGGCACCTTCGCCAACGGCCTGAAGTACGCGTGCACCGCGGCCGGTGGGGTGACCTTCACCGGGAGCCGCGAGGTCGTCATCGTGCTCAGCGGGGGCACGAACTACGTGCCCGACGCGGCCCGGAAGTTCCTCGATGCGTCGCTCGACCCCCTGGCGCTGGCGAAGCAGAAGGCGTCGAAGGCTTTGCGCGCCGGGGGAGGGGCGCTGCTGGGTACGCACGTCGCGGACTACCGGCGGCTCTACGACCGGATGACCGTCGACCTGGGCCAGTCGCCGCCGGCGAAGCGGGCGCTGGACACGTGGTCGCGGCTGGTGGCCCGCCACGACGACCCGGCCACGCCCGACCCGGAGCTGGAGGCGAGCTACCTGCAGTTCGGCCGGTACCTGACGATCACCGGCTCGCGCGACGGGCTGCCGATGGGACTGCAAGGACTGTGGCAGAACACCAACACGCCGGACTGGATGAGCGACTACCACACCGACATCAACGTCCAGATGAACTACTGGCTGGCTGACCGCGCGGCGCTGCCCGGGAGCTTCACTGCACTGGCCGACTACTGCCTCGCGCAGCTTCCCGTGTGGACGGACAGCACGAAACGCCTGTTCAACGACCCTCGCAACAGGTTCCGGAACACCGGCGGCAAGATCGGCGGCTGGGCGATCGCGTTTTCGACCAACATCTACGGCGGCTCCGGCTGGTGGTGGCACCCCGCCGGCAACGCGTGGCTGTGCAACTCGCTGTGGGACCACTACGCGTTCACCCAGGACAAGGCGTACCTCGCGCGGATCTACCCACTGCTCAAGGGGGCGGCCGAGTTCTGGGAGGCCCGGCTGCTCCCGATGACGGTCGACGGCCGCGAGGTGCTCGTCGACGACCACGACTGGTCGCCCGAACACGGCCCGCAGGACACCCTCGGCAACACCTACTCCCAGGAGATCGTCTGGGACCTGTTCGAGCACTACCGCGACGCCGTCGCGGTCCTGGGGCGCGACCGCGCGTACGGCGACCGGATCGCCGGGCTGCAGCGGAAGCTGTACCTGCCGAAGGTGAGCCCCACGACCGGCTGGCTCGAGGAGTGGATGTCGCCGGACAACCTCGGCGAGACGACGCACCGGCACCTGTCCCCGCTGATCGGCTTCTTCCCGGGCGACCGGATCGCCGCCGACACCGCGTCGCCGGAGCTGCTCGACGGCGTGCGCGCGCTGCTGGTCGCGCGCGGGATGGACAGTTATGGCTGGGCGTGTGCGTGGCGCTCGGCGTGCTGGGCGCGGCTCAAGGACGCCGAGAAGGCGTACCAGCTGCTGCTCACGGTGCTGCGGCCGTCGGTCGCCAACGGCAACGGGACCGCGCCGAACTTCTTCGACATGTACAGCCAGGGCAGCTACACGATCTTCCAGATCGACGCGAACCTCGGCGCGCCGGCGGCGATGGCGGAGATGCTCGTGTACTCGCGGCCCGGCGTGCTGGAGCTGCTGCCGGCGCTGCCCTCGGCGTGGGCCCGGTCGGGCCGGGTGACCGGGATCGGCGCCCGCGGTGGGTTCGAGGTCGACCTGTCCTGGCGCGACGGGAAGGTGACGCGGGCGGTGGTCCGGAGCGTCGGCGGGACCCGGACGGAGGTGCGCGCGGGCGGCTGGCGCCGCGTGCTTTCCCTGCGGCCGGGGCAGTCGGTCACGGTCCAGCCAAGTTGA
- a CDS encoding DoxX family protein, producing the protein MNVVLWVVAGLLAALYLAAGGMKLATPREKLLENPNMGWTADFSDAAVKGIGAVEILGAIGLILPWALDIAPVLTPLAATGLAVVQIGAIIVHARRKETKALPMNVVLLVLAAFVAVGRFAG; encoded by the coding sequence TTGAACGTCGTCCTGTGGGTCGTGGCGGGTCTGCTCGCCGCGCTGTACCTGGCTGCCGGCGGCATGAAGCTCGCGACGCCGCGCGAGAAGCTGCTCGAAAACCCGAACATGGGCTGGACGGCGGACTTCTCCGACGCGGCGGTGAAGGGCATCGGCGCGGTCGAGATCCTCGGCGCGATCGGGCTGATCCTGCCCTGGGCGCTGGACATCGCGCCGGTGCTCACCCCGCTGGCCGCGACCGGGCTGGCGGTGGTCCAGATCGGTGCGATCATCGTGCACGCGCGGCGCAAGGAAACCAAGGCGCTGCCGATGAACGTCGTGCTGCTGGTGCTGGCGGCGTTCGTGGCGGTGGGCCGGTTCGCCGGCTGA
- a CDS encoding LysR family transcriptional regulator, producing the protein MDVDLRKLRYFVAVAEELHFGRAAARLHIAQPVLSRQIRALEGELRAQLFVRDKRSTSLTEAGRQLLEDARPLLASASALRRRVATADRGTFTVAFMPGITVTDAVGSFSSRHPDVTVELLRTTWADQTEVLHDGRADVSVVRLPVDRRGLSVRPLFGEPRVAVLRADHRLAGKESVLVGDLADEHLLNDPDAVPEWRDVAVELRDGTASRWQEFRSVEEKLEHVAAGRGIAVIPLSTSEYYTRPDVAHVPVEDLPPNEVCVAWVAARRSPLIFEFAELLRSV; encoded by the coding sequence GTGGACGTCGATCTGCGCAAGCTGCGGTACTTCGTCGCGGTCGCCGAAGAGCTGCACTTCGGGCGCGCCGCCGCGCGGCTGCACATCGCGCAGCCGGTGCTCTCGCGGCAGATCCGCGCCCTCGAAGGTGAGCTGCGCGCGCAGTTGTTCGTGCGGGACAAGCGGTCCACGTCGCTGACCGAGGCCGGCCGTCAGCTGCTGGAGGATGCGCGTCCGCTGCTGGCCTCGGCGTCGGCGCTGCGGCGGCGGGTCGCCACGGCCGACCGCGGGACGTTCACCGTGGCGTTCATGCCGGGGATCACGGTCACCGACGCGGTCGGCTCGTTCTCTTCGCGCCACCCGGACGTCACGGTCGAGCTGCTCCGCACGACGTGGGCCGACCAGACCGAGGTCCTCCACGACGGCCGCGCCGACGTCAGCGTCGTCCGCCTGCCGGTGGATCGGCGCGGGCTGAGCGTGCGGCCGCTGTTCGGCGAGCCGCGGGTGGCGGTCCTGCGGGCGGACCACCGGCTGGCCGGCAAGGAGTCGGTGCTCGTCGGGGACCTCGCCGACGAGCACCTGCTCAACGACCCCGACGCCGTGCCGGAGTGGCGTGACGTCGCGGTCGAGCTGCGGGACGGGACCGCGTCGCGGTGGCAGGAGTTCCGCAGCGTCGAGGAGAAGCTGGAGCACGTGGCCGCCGGGCGGGGGATCGCGGTGATCCCGCTGTCGACGTCGGAGTACTACACGCGTCCGGACGTCGCCCACGTGCCGGTCGAGGACCTGCCGCCGAACGAGGTGTGCGTCGCCTGGGTCGCGGCCCGGCGGTCGCCGCTCATCTTCGAGTTCGCGGAACTGTTGCGTTCGGTATAA
- a CDS encoding HAD family hydrolase yields the protein MTRWATFDCFGTLVDWRHGIATGIELLFPGRGAELLEVYNRIEPRVQAEQPVRRYREVLAESLRRTAAEAGVELVPDDASVLGTGLPYWPVFPDVRPALTALREAGWRLALLTNCDRDLIGETQRRLVVPIDAVVTAEDVGSYKPGHAHFSRFAASFEATRENWVHIAQSHFHDMVPARELDIRRVWVNRHAEAQDPSIADAVLPGLDDLVATVERVHSS from the coding sequence ATGACTCGCTGGGCTACGTTCGACTGTTTCGGCACGCTGGTGGACTGGCGGCACGGCATCGCGACCGGGATCGAACTGCTGTTCCCCGGCCGGGGCGCGGAGCTGCTGGAGGTCTACAACCGGATCGAACCGCGGGTGCAGGCCGAGCAGCCGGTGCGGCGCTACCGGGAGGTGCTGGCGGAGTCGCTGCGGCGGACCGCGGCCGAAGCGGGCGTCGAGCTGGTGCCCGACGACGCGTCCGTGCTCGGGACCGGTCTGCCGTACTGGCCGGTGTTCCCCGACGTCCGGCCGGCGCTGACGGCGCTGCGCGAAGCCGGCTGGCGGCTCGCGCTGCTGACGAACTGCGACCGCGACCTCATCGGCGAGACCCAGCGTCGGCTCGTCGTGCCGATCGACGCGGTCGTGACCGCCGAGGACGTCGGTTCGTACAAGCCCGGGCACGCGCACTTCTCGCGTTTCGCCGCGTCGTTCGAGGCCACGCGGGAGAACTGGGTCCACATCGCCCAGAGCCACTTCCACGACATGGTGCCGGCGCGGGAGCTGGACATCCGCCGGGTCTGGGTCAACCGGCACGCGGAGGCGCAGGACCCGTCGATCGCCGACGCCGTGCTGCCCGGGCTCGACGACCTGGTCGCGACGGTGGAGCGGGTGCACTCGTCCTGA
- a CDS encoding GntR family transcriptional regulator has translation MVLQTTNTRDALVAEVRHQILSGVLAPGTALTEQGLATTFGVARPTVRSALQELVGRHLVERSEGRSLRVPVLTSADVRDLFTVRLPLELTAVRLIVGQGRPLDGVSTALSALEALPPGAGWSARVEAHTAFHLALVDAAGSVRLSRIYPPLQEEMQLCLARLRGSYPDPAELAVEHRRLLEAVASGNPASAEAEMRDHLERARRGLLDL, from the coding sequence ATGGTGCTGCAGACGACGAACACGCGCGACGCCCTGGTGGCGGAGGTGCGCCACCAGATCCTCAGCGGAGTCCTCGCCCCGGGGACGGCGCTGACGGAGCAGGGCTTGGCGACGACGTTCGGCGTGGCTCGGCCGACGGTGCGGTCGGCGTTGCAGGAGCTGGTCGGGCGGCACCTGGTGGAGCGGTCGGAGGGCCGGTCGCTGCGGGTGCCGGTGCTGACGTCTGCCGATGTCCGGGACCTGTTCACGGTCCGGCTGCCCCTGGAGCTGACGGCGGTGCGGCTGATCGTCGGGCAGGGGCGTCCGCTGGACGGGGTGTCGACGGCGTTGTCGGCACTGGAGGCGCTGCCGCCGGGGGCGGGCTGGAGTGCGCGGGTGGAGGCGCACACGGCGTTCCACCTGGCGCTGGTGGATGCGGCGGGCAGTGTGCGGCTGAGCCGGATCTACCCGCCGCTGCAGGAGGAGATGCAGCTGTGCCTGGCCCGGCTGCGAGGGTCGTACCCGGACCCGGCCGAGCTGGCGGTGGAGCACCGGCGGTTGCTGGAGGCGGTCGCGTCGGGGAATCCGGCGAGTGCGGAAGCGGAGATGCGCGACCATCTGGAGCGGGCGCGCCGGGGGTTGCTGGACCTCTGA
- a CDS encoding NAD-dependent epimerase/dehydratase family protein, which translates to MKVFLTGGSGYVGRPTVRALRRHGHEVSALARSDASARVLTELGATPVPGDLTATDVLRAAAAAADGVIHLGQHYGDDTAEVDLAAAEALQSGLGDRGPYVHTGGVWVYGDTAGVVDEDAPQNPPAITAWRRANEERVLSRGGHPVLVMPGLVYGPGGGLIETFFAAPVPLIGDGTNHWALVHVEDIAELYALALRAPAKSVYAGVGGQNVPLADIVAVLAAGGPIARLTLAEAVERMGPIAEAFALDQQVTPARARRELGWEPRHLDALTELRG; encoded by the coding sequence ATGAAGGTCTTCCTGACGGGCGGCTCCGGGTACGTCGGCCGCCCGACGGTCCGGGCGCTCCGGCGGCACGGTCACGAGGTGAGCGCCCTGGCGCGCAGCGACGCTTCGGCACGGGTGCTCACCGAGCTGGGCGCGACCCCGGTGCCCGGCGACCTGACCGCCACCGACGTCCTGCGCGCCGCCGCCGCGGCCGCCGACGGCGTGATCCACCTCGGCCAGCACTACGGCGACGACACGGCGGAGGTCGACCTCGCGGCGGCGGAGGCATTGCAGTCCGGTCTCGGCGACCGCGGGCCGTACGTGCACACGGGCGGGGTCTGGGTGTACGGCGACACGGCGGGCGTCGTGGACGAGGACGCGCCGCAGAACCCACCGGCGATCACGGCGTGGCGCCGGGCCAACGAAGAGCGCGTCCTGTCCCGCGGCGGGCACCCGGTGCTGGTGATGCCCGGCCTGGTCTACGGTCCGGGCGGCGGGCTCATCGAAACGTTCTTCGCGGCGCCGGTCCCCCTGATCGGCGACGGCACCAACCACTGGGCGCTGGTCCACGTCGAGGACATCGCCGAGCTGTACGCGCTGGCCTTGCGGGCGCCGGCGAAGTCGGTGTACGCGGGGGTGGGCGGGCAGAACGTGCCGCTCGCGGACATCGTCGCGGTGCTCGCGGCCGGAGGTCCGATCGCTCGCCTGACGCTCGCCGAGGCGGTGGAGCGGATGGGCCCGATCGCGGAGGCGTTCGCGCTGGACCAGCAGGTGACGCCGGCCCGCGCGCGACGCGAGCTGGGCTGGGAGCCCCGGCACCTGGACGCGCTGACGGAGCTGCGCGGGTAA
- a CDS encoding HpcH/HpaI aldolase/citrate lyase family protein, with protein sequence MPATTFLFVPGDRPDRFGKAAASGADVVILDLEDAVAPADKDAARAHAGTWLRDHEAMVRINAPGTPWFDADAALVTARGIPVVVPKAETPGVLAGFREVVALVETARGVERAGELASVPSVTRLAFGSVDLAAELGVAPEDREPFAYARSRLVIASAAAGLAPPVDGVTTDLRDDEALEADVRYARRMGFGGKLCVHPRQTAPVRAGFAPTEAEREWARRVLTAGESASTVDGRMVDRPVLARARRILGE encoded by the coding sequence GTGCCCGCGACGACGTTCCTGTTCGTGCCCGGCGATCGTCCCGACCGCTTCGGCAAGGCCGCGGCGAGTGGCGCGGACGTCGTGATCCTCGATCTGGAGGACGCCGTCGCCCCGGCGGACAAGGACGCCGCGCGCGCCCACGCCGGGACTTGGCTCCGGGACCACGAAGCGATGGTCCGGATCAACGCGCCGGGCACGCCCTGGTTCGACGCCGACGCCGCCCTCGTCACCGCCCGCGGGATCCCGGTGGTCGTCCCGAAGGCCGAGACGCCCGGGGTGCTCGCCGGGTTCCGCGAGGTCGTCGCCCTCGTCGAAACGGCGCGAGGCGTCGAACGCGCCGGGGAACTGGCCTCGGTCCCGTCGGTGACGCGGCTGGCGTTCGGCAGCGTCGACCTGGCCGCGGAGCTCGGCGTCGCGCCTGAGGACCGGGAGCCGTTCGCCTACGCGCGTTCGCGGCTGGTGATCGCGTCGGCGGCGGCCGGGCTGGCGCCGCCGGTGGACGGCGTCACCACGGACCTGCGCGACGACGAAGCCCTCGAGGCCGACGTCCGCTACGCGCGCCGCATGGGCTTCGGCGGCAAGCTGTGCGTCCACCCGCGCCAGACCGCGCCGGTCCGGGCCGGCTTCGCGCCGACGGAGGCCGAGCGGGAGTGGGCCCGCCGGGTCCTCACGGCGGGGGAGTCGGCGTCCACTGTGGACGGCCGGATGGTGGACCGGCCCGTGCTCGCCCGTGCCCGGCGGATCCTGGGGGAGTGA